The proteins below come from a single Seriola aureovittata isolate HTS-2021-v1 ecotype China chromosome 23, ASM2101889v1, whole genome shotgun sequence genomic window:
- the ache gene encoding acetylcholinesterase — MQTTTLLLLSPIFVLSLLIPTCSTQSEADLIVQTRTGRVRGILLPVPDRSYVTSFLGIPFAEPPVGKRRFRRAEPKRPWTGVYEANVYPNACYQFVDTSFPGFQGSEMWNPNRDMSEDCLYLNVWVPSSPRPHNLTVMVWIYGGGFYSGSSSLDVYDGRYLAHSETVIVVSMNYRIGAFGFLALHGSSEAPGNMGLLDQRMALQWVQDNIHFFGGNPKQVTIFGESAGGASVGFHLLSPDSRPTFTRAILQSGVPNCPWASVSPAEARRRATLLGKLVGCNGGNDTELVDCLRSKTPQELIDQEWQVLPWSALFRFSFVPVVDGEVLPDTPEAMLSSGNFKDTQILLGVNQDEGSYFLLYGAPGFSKDNESLISREDFLEGVKLSVPHANDIGLEAVVLQYTDWLDENNKLKNRDAMDDIVGDHNVICPLAHFARSYAQHSALKANTGGAGVVNSAGNSQGGVYLYLFDHRASNLAWPEWMGVIHGYEIEFVFGLPLEKRLNYTVEEEKLSRRMMRYWANFAQTGNPNVNHEGQAESRRRWPLFTVSDQKLVGLNTEPLRVYKGLRNQMCAFWNRFLPRLLNITDNIDEAERQWKVEFHRWSSYMMHWKSQFDHYSKQERCTDL, encoded by the exons ATGCAGACCaccactcttctcctcctctccccaaTCTTCGTCCTGTCTCTCCTCATCCCCACCTGCTCCACCCAGAGTGAGGCAGACCTCATCGTCCAGACACGTACCGGTCGAGTCCGTGGTATCCTCCTGCCAGTGCCGGACCGAAGCTACGTTACTTCTTTCCTGGGCATCCCCTTTGCTGAGCCGCCAGTGGGGAAGCGGCGTTTCCGTCGTGCTGAGCCCAAACGTCCGTGGACAGGGGTGTACGAGGCCAACGTCTACCCCAACGCCTGCTACCAGTTTGTGGACACATCATTCCCTGGCTTCCAGGGCAGCGAGATGTGGAACCCCAACAGGGATATGAGCGAGGACTGCCTGTACCTCAACGTCTGGGTGCCCTCCTCACCCAGACCACACAACCTCACCGTCATGGTCTGGATCTACGGTGGAG GGTTCTACAgtggctcttcttctctggacGTGTACGACGGTCGTTACCTGGCTCACAGTGAGACGGTCATTGTAGTCTCCATGAACTACCGCATCGGGGCCTTCGGCTTCCTCGCTCTGCATGGTTCCTCTGAGGCCCCTGGCAACATGGGTCTGCTGGACCAGAGGATGGCACTGCAGTGGGTTCAAGACAACATCCATTTCTTTGGTGGAAACCCCAAACAG GTGACTATCTTTGGGGAAAGTGCTGGTGGTGCCTCTGTAGGATTCCACCTCTTGTCTCCAGACAGCCGGCCTACCTTCACCAGGGCCATCCTCCAGAGTGGGGTCCCCAACTGCCCCTGGGCCTCAGTCAGCCCCGCCGAGGCCCGCAGACGGGCCACGCTGCTGGGGAAGCTGGTTGGCTGTAATGGAGGAAATGACACCGAACTGGTGGACTGTCTGCGCAGCAAAACTCCACAGGAGCTCATTGACCAGGAGTGGCAG GTCCTGCCATGGTCGGCCCTGTTCCGGTTCTCATTTGTCCCCGTTGTGGACGGAGAGGTTCTGCCTGACACTCCCGAGGCCATGCTCAGTTCGGGCAACTTCAAAGACACTCAGATCCTCCTCGGGGTCAACCAGGACGAGGGCTCCTACTTCCTGCTGTACGGAGCGCCGGGCTTCAGCAAGGACAACGAGAGCCTGATCTCCAGAGAGGACTTCCTGGAAG GTGTCAAGCTGAGCGTCCCACATGCGAACGACATCGGCCTGGAGGCGGTGGTCCTGCAGTACACCGACTGGTTGGACGAGAACAACAAGTTGAAGAACCGAGACGCCATGGACGATATCGTGGGTGACCACAACGTCATCTGCCCTCTGGCCCACTTTGCCCGCTCCTACGCCCAGCACAGCGCCCTGAAGGCCAACACGGGCGGAGCTGGGGTGGTGAACAGTGCAGGAAACTCACAAG gagGGGTCTACCTGTACTTATTTGACCACCGAGCCTCCAACCTGGCCTGGCCAGAGTGGATGGGTGTGATCCACGGCTATGAGATTGAGTTTGTCTTCGGCCTCCCGCTGGAGAAGAGACTCAACTACACCgtagaggaggagaagctgagCCGACGCATGATGAGATACTGGGCCAACTTTGCACAAACTGG AAATCCCAATGTGAACCATGAGGGGCAGGCGGAGAGCAGGAGGCGATGGCCTCTGTTCACCGTCAGTGACCAGAAACTCGTGGGACTCAACACTGAACCTTTGAGGGTCTACAAAGGTCTGAGGAACCAGATGTGTGCTTTCTGGAACCGCTTCCTGCCACGCCTCCTCAACATCACCG ACAACATCGACGAGGCGGAGCGTCAGTGGAAGGTGGAGTTCCACCGCTGGTCCTCCTACATGATGCACTGGAAGAGCCAGTTTGACCACTACAGCAAGCAGGAGCGCTGCACCGACCTCTGA